GTCCTGATCGACGCGCTCAAGCGCGCATCGGTGGCCAACGTGACCGCGGTGGTACCGTACTTCGGCTACGCCCGCCAGGACCGCCGCCCGCGCTCCTCGCGCGTGCCGATCACCGCCAAGGTCGCGGCCAAGATGTTCGGCGCGGTCGGCGCCGACCGGG
The sequence above is drawn from the Salifodinibacter halophilus genome and encodes:
- a CDS encoding ribose-phosphate pyrophosphokinase-like domain-containing protein, producing the protein DGEVQVEIEENVRRQEVFVIQPTNAPTAENFMELLVLIDALKRASVANVTAVVPYFGYARQDRRPRSSRVPITAKVAAKMFGAVGADR